The genomic DNA TGATGCTGCTATTGGACAATGGCAAAAAGCCCTGACTATTGAAAAGGATGGCGCAGAACCTAAGTTAGCGATCGCAGTCGCCCTCTACGCTAAAGGCGATCGAGAAAAAGCTTTAACTTTAGGAGAAGCTGCGATTAAGAGTGACGATCGTTACGCCGATCTTGACTTTTTAAAGCAAAATCTTTGGGGCGATCGCTTAATCAGCGATACCCAAAAGTTCCTCGCTACTCCGAGAATGCAAGCAACGATCGCTCAAGGCTCCGAGCCTCGGACTGCTCCTCGGTAGAGGGCGGGGGAGCAGGGGGGCAGGGGAGCAGGGGGGACAAGGGGACAAGGGGACAAGGGGAATTTTTACCTTCTGCCTTTCTTCCCTTCTGCCTTCTGCCTTCTGCCTTCTGCCTTCCAAAAGCCTTCTGCCTGCAAAAAAAGGTTAACTTTACATTATAATTTTTTCGCTCGGTTTCAGTAAACTTATTGCTGAAATGACCATAAAGTAGTACATAGGTACTTGTAATACTTAAATTAGAATCACCGTAAAAGATGAATCAAACCGAAGAAAATATCTCTAATTCTCTCCCCTGCTCCCCTGCTCCCCTGCTCCCCTGCGCCTCTGCTCCTTGCCTGCCTGTGCAAGAAATGGCTCAGGTAGGCTAGTGTGAGAGTGTGTGCGGTATTTAATTCAGTTATGTTTTTAGTCTTTAGGCAGCAGTGCCATAATTTGATCTACAAATTCTTGATGATCGACCACAGGTTTAGAGATATAGCCATCAGCACCACTTTGTTTGAGGAAATTTTCTCGATCGCCTTCCATCGCATGAGCCGTCACCAAGATTACAGGCAAATTAGCAGTTTGAGGATCGGCTTTCAACATTTGGGTAATTTTAATCCCATCCACAGATTTACCTTGGTAACTACTGTGTTGTAGAGAAACATCCATCAAAATTAAGTCAGCCTGACCATTCTGCGCCATTTGCATTACTTCTTCGACATCTTCAGTCCCCTTAACTTCTAAACCAGCCCGCTTAGTCAGAATCTTCGAGAAAACGCGAAGATTAATCGGATCGTCTTCCACTATTAGAACAGTTTTCATTTTAGTTACCTTTTCCTTAAATTCAGAATAAGACAGTCTTGGCTATGCCGATTGATACTACTGTGAAAATTGTTAATTTCGTACCCATCAATTATTTTTTAGTCATCATAAGGAACATTGACTCATGGCAAAACAGTTAAACATACTCTCTTCAGGACAGATTATCACCACTGCTCTGCATACAGAAATGCAGCGGTCATATCTTGAATATGCCATGAGTGTAATTGTTGGTCGAGCACTACCGGATGTACGAGATGGGTTAAAACCCGTGCATCGCCGCATCTTGTATGCAATGCACGAATTAGGATTAACACCCGATCGACCTTACCGAAAATGCGCCCGCGTGGTGGGAGACGTTTTAGGTAAATATCACCCTCACGGCGATCAAGCAGTTTATGATGCTTTGGTGCGAATGGTACAGGATTTTTCCTGCCGTTATCCTTTATTAGCAGGTCATGGCAATTTTGGTTCAGTAGATAATGACCCTCCAGCGGCGATGCGTTACACAGAAACACGCCTTGCACCAATTAGCTATGAGGCGATGTTGAGTGAAATTGGCGAAGCTACAGTTGATTTTATCCCAAATTTTGATAATTCCCAGCAAGAACCTGTAGTTTTACCTGCTCAATTACCTATTTTATTACTTAATGGCTGTGCTGGTATTGCGGTAGGGATGGCAACTAATGTACCACCACATAATTTGGGTGAGTTGGTAGATGGGTTAATTGCTTTAATTGATGATGCTAATCTTTCCGATGATAAGTTGTTGGAAATAATTCCGGGGCCTGATTTTCCCACTGGGGGAGAAATTGTAGGAAATGAGGGAACGCGGGAAGCTTACACGACGGGAAAAGGTACGATTACAGTGCGAGGAATTGCCAGTATTGAAGAAATTCAAATTGGTAGAGGTCGTCAGCGGCAAAGGGGAACAACGCGCAGTGCGATCGTGGTTACTGAGTTACCTTTTCAGGTGAATAAGGCAGCTTGGATTGAGAAAATTGCCGAGTTAGTTAATCAAGGTAAAATTGAGGGGATTGCGGATATTCGGGATGAAAGCGATCGAGAAGGAATGCGCGTTGTCATTGAATTAAAACGCGATGCTAGTCCGCAAGATGTGTTGGAAAATTTATATAGACAAACAGCACTTTCTAGTAATTTTGGTGCCATCCTTTTAGCTTTGGTGGAAGGACAACCTAGACAATTAAGTTTGCGGCAAATTTTACAAGAGTTTCTAACTTTCCGCGAACAAACTTTGACTCGACAATATAGCTATGAATTAGAACAAACGGAAAGACGTTTGCATTTAGTTGAAGGTTTAATTGCGGCGTTAGAAAATTTAGATGCGATTATTGAAATTCTCCGAAATGCGCCGGATGGATCGACGGCAAAAGTGACTTTTCAAAGTCGGTTTAATTTTAGCGATCGCCAATCTGATGCCATTTTAGCCATGCCTTTGCGTCGGTTAACTGGATTAGAACGTCAGCAATTACAACAGGAATTAACCGAACTTACAGAACGGATTGAAAATTTACGCAAATTATTGAGCGATCGAAATGAATTACTCAAAGCTTTGAAAAAAGATTTGCGTTCTTTGAAAAAGAAATACTCCGATCCGCGACGCACTCGCATTCACAAACTCAAAGTTACTAAAACTGAAACCAAGAAAACCAAAACCCCAGAAAACGAAAACAAACCCACTAGAGAACGCCGTCGAGAACAAACCAAAACCGAAGTTACCGAAGGACAACTTTCTTTATTTACTACTGTAAGTTCGACTACTCCTGAAGAAGCCAATTTGGAAATAACTTACAAAGGTTATATCAGGAGATTGATGAAAAATCCTAGTAAATCTAATTTAAAATCTACTGATGATTTTGTAGTGAAATCCTTCTCGACAACAACTGATGCAGATTTAGTAGTAGTAACTGGTAGCGGAAAAGCTTTCCCAATCAAAGTCGGTGAAATTCCGCCAACTTCTGGACAATCAAAAGGCACGCCATTAGTTAGTTTATTACCCCAAGCTAAGGAAATTCCCGAAACTTTAGCTGGATATTTACTTGCACCATCAGCAGAAGATTCTCATACTGTAGTTGTGGTGAGTCAACAAGGAAGAATTAAGCGATTAGCAATTTCTGAATTTGCTAATCTAACTCGTCGCGGTTTAACAGTTTTAAAACTGAAAGAAGACGATCAATTATTGTTTGCTTTACCCACAAAAGAGCGGGAAGGAATTGCTTTAGCGACCACAGGCGGACGCATTTTACGCTTTTTAATTAACGAACAACAATTACCTGTAATGAGTCGCGCTGCTGGTGGTTTACAAGCATTAAGATTAGGTCGTCAAGAAAAGTTAATTGGTGCTGTTAGTATCAATCAAGATGATAACTTATTGCTAGTAACTCATTTAGGTTATGCCAAAAGATTGCCAATCAGTGCGATTCGGTTAGCGAACTTAGGTGATATTGGTACTCAAGCTTTACAATACACGAGCAAATTAGATGCTTTAATTGGTATGGTGGAAGCCGTTCCTGAAACTAAAGTTTTGTTGTTAACTGACGCACCAAGAACGATCTATTTACCTGTAGAACGGGTGGCGTTTTGGGGTAAAGATGGAACTGGCGATCGCATTAACAAACTTAAAGAAGAAGAAAAGGTTGTTAACTTAGTCATAGTTGATAATTAATTACTAATTAGTTACTAAGGGGTTGCAGAGTGGCAAAAGTTGTTTTAGAAAATGTCTATAAAAGTTTTTCCGAAACTAAAGGAATTGCTACATCGGAAACAGAAAATAAACCAAATTCCCTATCGCCTACTCCCGTTTTACGCCGAATTAATTTGACGGTGGAAGATGGGGAATTTATGGTATTAGTAGGGCCTTCTGGTTGTGGTAAAAGTACGTTATTGCGTTTAATTGCGGGATTGGAAGAATTAACAGGTGGGAATATT from Phormidium ambiguum IAM M-71 includes the following:
- a CDS encoding response regulator; translation: MKTVLIVEDDPINLRVFSKILTKRAGLEVKGTEDVEEVMQMAQNGQADLILMDVSLQHSSYQGKSVDGIKITQMLKADPQTANLPVILVTAHAMEGDRENFLKQSGADGYISKPVVDHQEFVDQIMALLPKD
- a CDS encoding DNA gyrase/topoisomerase IV subunit A, whose product is MAKQLNILSSGQIITTALHTEMQRSYLEYAMSVIVGRALPDVRDGLKPVHRRILYAMHELGLTPDRPYRKCARVVGDVLGKYHPHGDQAVYDALVRMVQDFSCRYPLLAGHGNFGSVDNDPPAAMRYTETRLAPISYEAMLSEIGEATVDFIPNFDNSQQEPVVLPAQLPILLLNGCAGIAVGMATNVPPHNLGELVDGLIALIDDANLSDDKLLEIIPGPDFPTGGEIVGNEGTREAYTTGKGTITVRGIASIEEIQIGRGRQRQRGTTRSAIVVTELPFQVNKAAWIEKIAELVNQGKIEGIADIRDESDREGMRVVIELKRDASPQDVLENLYRQTALSSNFGAILLALVEGQPRQLSLRQILQEFLTFREQTLTRQYSYELEQTERRLHLVEGLIAALENLDAIIEILRNAPDGSTAKVTFQSRFNFSDRQSDAILAMPLRRLTGLERQQLQQELTELTERIENLRKLLSDRNELLKALKKDLRSLKKKYSDPRRTRIHKLKVTKTETKKTKTPENENKPTRERRREQTKTEVTEGQLSLFTTVSSTTPEEANLEITYKGYIRRLMKNPSKSNLKSTDDFVVKSFSTTTDADLVVVTGSGKAFPIKVGEIPPTSGQSKGTPLVSLLPQAKEIPETLAGYLLAPSAEDSHTVVVVSQQGRIKRLAISEFANLTRRGLTVLKLKEDDQLLFALPTKEREGIALATTGGRILRFLINEQQLPVMSRAAGGLQALRLGRQEKLIGAVSINQDDNLLLVTHLGYAKRLPISAIRLANLGDIGTQALQYTSKLDALIGMVEAVPETKVLLLTDAPRTIYLPVERVAFWGKDGTGDRINKLKEEEKVVNLVIVDN